The following are encoded together in the Marinitoga litoralis genome:
- a CDS encoding chromate transporter gives MLKMILLFFQIGFISFGGGWASLGIIKQLILENKLLNEEALQQAISISQMTPGPVAVNLATYIGYLKYGLLGATLNTIFLVIPAIIYYYIAKWLLTKLNLNRKNIMQSLKLGTIILITMTFLSVLKPILTTKDIGSIIIAIYALILFIKTKIDPIYIILSSAIIGLIVFS, from the coding sequence TATTATTGTTCTTTCAAATAGGGTTTATATCATTTGGTGGCGGATGGGCATCATTAGGAATAATTAAACAGTTAATTTTGGAAAACAAATTATTAAATGAAGAAGCTTTACAACAAGCAATTTCTATCTCCCAAATGACTCCAGGTCCTGTTGCAGTAAATCTTGCAACATATATTGGATATTTAAAGTATGGTTTATTAGGAGCTACTCTTAATACAATTTTCTTGGTTATTCCTGCAATAATTTATTATTATATAGCTAAATGGCTTTTAACTAAACTTAATTTAAATCGCAAAAATATTATGCAATCTTTAAAATTAGGAACAATAATTCTTATTACTATGACATTTTTATCTGTATTAAAGCCTATTTTAACAACAAAAGATATTGGAAGTATAATCATTGCTATATATGCTTTAATATTATTCATAAAAACAAAAATAGACCCTATATATATAATCCTAAGTTCTGCTATAATAGGATTAATAGTTTTTTCATAA